One segment of Ziziphus jujuba cultivar Dongzao chromosome 12, ASM3175591v1 DNA contains the following:
- the LOC107428816 gene encoding probable inactive purple acid phosphatase 1: protein MGKMRRKLEMNLLGLAMLLVLLTLHEVKSHGDHPFSKIAVHNTIFALHHDAYVKATPSVIGLKGQNTERVTVQFSSPNPSNDDWIGVFSPANFSASTCYPETRMSSPPYLCSAPIKFQFANYSSPKYKYTGKGVLNLQLINQRSDFSFALFSGGLSNPKLVAVSNKVTFINPKAPVYPRLAQGKLWNEMTVTWTSGYGINEAEPFVEWDPKGGDRVRSPAGTLTIDRNSMCGAPARTVGWRDPGFIHTVFLKELWPNKMYIYKLGHKLFNGSYIWSQEYQFRASPYPGQNSLQRVVIFGDMGKDEADGSNEYNDFQHGSLNTTKQLIQDLKDIDIIFHIGDICYANGYISQWDQFTAQVEPLASTVPYMIASGNHERDWPGTGSFYENLDSGGECGVLAETMFYVPAENRAKFWYSTDYGMFRFCVANTEHDWREGTEQYRFIENCLSTVDRQKQPWLIFLAHRVLGYSSGSFYVDEGSFGEPMGRDSLQKLWQKYKVDIAIYGHVHNYERTCPIYQNTCTNNEKKYYKGTLNGTIHVVAGGGGASLAEFSSVETKWSLVKDFDYGFVKLTAFDHSNLLFEYKKSRDGKVYDSFRISRDYRDILACTFDGCPSTTLAF from the exons ATGGGCAAGATGAGAAGGAAGCTAGAAATGAACTTGTTGGGGTTGGCAATGCTATTGGTTCTTCTAACTCTTCATGAGGTGAAGTCCCATGGAGATCATCCTTTCTCCAAAATTGCTGTTCACAACACAATATTTGCTCTTCATCATGATGCTTATGTTAAAGCCACCCCTTCTGTTATTGGATTGAAG GGGCAAAATACTGAGCGGGTAACTGTACAGTTCAGTTCTCCGAACCCATCAAATGATGATTGGATTGGAGTATTTTCTCCTGCGAATTTCAG TGCCTCGACCTGCTATCCAGAAACTCGAATGAGTTCTCCACCATATTTGTGTTCGGCACCTATTAAG TTCCAGTTTGCAAATTATAGTAGTCCTAAGTATAAATATACGGGAAAAGGCGTGTTGAACCTACAGTTGATTAATCAGAGATCGGATTTCTCTTTTGCACTATTCTCGGGTGGTTTGTCAAAT CCAAAGCTGGTGGCAGTATCAAATAAAGTAactttcataaatccaaaagCTCCAGTTTATCCACGCTTGGCACAAGGAAAATTGTGGAACGAA ATGACGGTGACATGGACGAGTGGATATGGAATCAATGAAGCAGAACCTTTTGTTGAATGGGATCCAAAGGGAGGTGACCGTGTGAGATCACCTGCTGGGACTTTGACTATTGATCGTAACAGTATGTGTG GTGCACCGGCAAGGACAGTGGGATGGAGAGATCCTGGATTTATACACACTGTTTTTCTGAAGGAACTGTGGCCCAACAAAAT GTATATTTACAAGCTGGGGCATAAATTGTTTAATGGTTCATATATTTGGAGTCAAGAATACCAATTTCGAGCATCTCCTTATCCTGGACAAAATTCTCTTCAACGTGTGGTCATATTTGGTGATATGGGAAAG GATGAAGCGGATGGGTCTAATGAATACAATGATTTCCAGCATGGCTCTCTCAACACTACCAAGCAGCTTATTCAAGACTTGAAAGATATTGACATCATCTTCCATATCGGAGATATATGCTATGCAAATGGATACATTTCACAGTGGGACCAATTTACTGCACAGGTGGAGCCACTAGCATCGACCGTGCCATATATGATTGCAag TGGTAATCATGAGCGTGATTGGCCAGGAACAGGATCCTTCTACGAGAACTTGGATTCAGGGGGAGAATGTGGTGTCTTGGCAGAAACTATGTTTTATGTCCCTGCTGAGAACAGGGCTAAGTTCTG GTATTCCACTGATTATGGCATGTTTCGTTTCTGCGTAGCCAACACGGAACATGATTGGAGAGAGGGAACTGAGCAATATAGGTTCATTGAAAATTGCCTATCAACAGTTGATAGACAAAAGCAACCGTGGCTGATCTTTCTTGCACATCGAGTCCTGGGCTATTCTTCTGGAAGCTTTTATGTAGATGAGGGATCATTTGGGGAACCAATGGGGAGAGACAGTCTTCAGAAACTTTGGCAAAAGTATAAAGTTGACATTGCCATTTATGGTCATGTGCACAACTATGAAAGAACATGTCCAATATACCAG AACACTTGCACGAACAATgagaagaaatattacaaaggTACTTTGAATGGGACAATACACGTGGTCGCCGGAGGTGGAGGAGCAAGCCTTGCTGAATTTTCTTCAGTAGAAACAAAATGGAGTCTGGTCAAGGACTTTGATTATGGATTCGTAAAACTAACAGCATTTGATCACTCTAACCTGTTGTTTGAGTACAAGAAGAGCAGGGATGGAAAAGTATATGACTCTTTCAGAATATCCAGAGATTACAGGGACATCTTAGCCTGCACTTTTGATGGTTGTCCAAGTACCACATTAGCATTTTGA